The following proteins are co-located in the Micromonospora coriariae genome:
- a CDS encoding M16 family metallopeptidase, protein MAARRSRIPATKYPVERFTLDNGLRVVLTPDGSAPVIGVAVVYDVGIRSEPEGRTGFAHLFEHLMFQGSENLEKLAHFRHVQGAGGTFNGSTHLDYTDYFETLPSNALERALFLEADRMRGPRLTEENLRNQVDVVKEEIRVNVLNRPYGGFPWLTLPPVMFDTFPNAHDGYGSFDDLESATVADAADFFRRYYASGNAVLAVSGDIDVAEATELVTRHFGDVPARPAPRRPDFTEPDLTAERRTSYTDALAPLPAVAGAWRVPDPVTDFAAYLPYVVLAEVLTDGDASRLVERLVQRDRTVTSLGGYLGFMGDPFDVRDPTALLLQAHLPPGGDVDKVLRTMDEELERLATDGLTEGELARTQARMATHLLRDTDAVLGRALRMAVLEQQRGEPGLLNDLPRLVGEVTEEQVRAAAGTLRPERRAAVEVIAGGVR, encoded by the coding sequence GTGGCGGCGCGGAGATCCAGAATTCCAGCGACGAAGTATCCGGTCGAGCGGTTCACCCTCGACAACGGCCTGCGGGTGGTGCTCACCCCCGACGGCAGCGCCCCGGTGATCGGGGTGGCGGTGGTCTACGACGTCGGCATCCGCTCCGAGCCGGAGGGACGCACGGGCTTCGCCCACCTCTTCGAGCACCTGATGTTCCAGGGCTCGGAAAACCTGGAGAAGCTCGCCCACTTCCGGCACGTGCAGGGCGCCGGTGGCACCTTCAACGGCTCCACCCACCTGGACTACACCGACTACTTCGAGACGCTGCCGAGCAACGCGCTGGAACGTGCGCTGTTCCTGGAGGCGGACCGGATGCGCGGCCCCCGACTGACCGAGGAGAACCTGCGCAACCAGGTCGACGTGGTCAAGGAGGAGATCCGGGTCAACGTGCTCAACCGGCCGTATGGTGGCTTCCCCTGGCTGACCCTGCCGCCGGTCATGTTCGACACCTTCCCGAACGCGCACGACGGCTACGGCTCCTTCGACGACCTGGAGTCGGCGACCGTCGCCGACGCCGCGGACTTCTTCCGCCGCTACTACGCCAGCGGCAACGCGGTGCTGGCGGTCAGCGGCGACATCGACGTGGCCGAGGCGACCGAGCTGGTCACCCGCCACTTCGGCGACGTGCCGGCCCGTCCGGCGCCGCGGCGACCCGACTTCACCGAGCCCGACCTGACCGCCGAGCGGCGTACCTCGTACACCGACGCGCTGGCGCCGCTGCCGGCGGTGGCCGGCGCCTGGCGGGTGCCCGACCCGGTCACCGACTTCGCCGCCTACCTGCCGTACGTGGTGCTGGCCGAGGTGCTCACCGACGGCGACGCGTCGCGACTGGTCGAGCGGCTGGTTCAGCGCGACCGGACGGTGACCAGCCTCGGCGGGTACCTGGGCTTCATGGGCGACCCGTTCGACGTGCGCGACCCCACCGCGCTGCTGCTCCAGGCGCACCTGCCGCCGGGTGGCGACGTGGACAAGGTGCTGCGCACCATGGACGAGGAACTGGAGCGGCTCGCCACCGACGGGCTGACCGAGGGCGAACTGGCCCGGACCCAGGCCCGGATGGCGACCCACCTGCTGCGGGACACCGACGCGGTGCTCGGGCGGGCGCTGCGGATGGCCGTACTGGAACAGCAACGTGGCGAGCCGGGTCTGCTCAACGATCTGCCCCGGCTGGTCGGCGAGGTCACCGAGGAGCAGGTGCGTGCCGCCGCAGGCACCCTGCGCCCGGAGCGCCGCGCCGCCGTCGAGGTCATCGCCGGAGGTGTTCGGTGA
- a CDS encoding DEAD/DEAH box helicase — protein MTSVIPSFAHTGLAPALLTALTAQGITEPFPIQSATLPDSLAGRDVLGRGRTGSGKTLAFGLPLLSRTAGRKARPGRPLALVLVPTRELAQQVTTALSPYARAVGLRCATVVGGLSLQRQADALRAGAEVVVATPGRLHDLINRGDARLDQVEITVLDEADQMADMGFLPQVTKLLEQVAPQGQRMLFSATLDGGVDRLVRRFLSSPVTHSVDPGTATVTAMTHHVLHVDAVDKPDALTRIAAREGRTILFMGTKHRADRLARQLLSKGVRAAALHGGKSQPQRTRILEQFRNGQVTALVATDVAARGIHVDGLDMVVNVDPPTEAKDYLHRGGRTARAGESGSVVTLVLPEQRRDVSRLMATAGIRPESVQVRPGDEALARVTGAREPSGVPVTIVAPPAAAGRGRTAGGSGGSVTDGAARPAHRASGRSRRPRRPRIV, from the coding sequence GTGACCTCTGTTATTCCTTCGTTCGCCCATACCGGTCTGGCGCCGGCGCTGCTCACCGCGCTGACCGCGCAGGGCATCACCGAGCCGTTCCCGATCCAGTCGGCCACGCTGCCCGACTCGCTCGCCGGCCGGGACGTTCTCGGCCGGGGTCGCACCGGCTCCGGTAAGACCCTCGCCTTCGGGCTTCCGCTGCTCTCCCGCACCGCCGGCCGCAAGGCCCGGCCGGGTCGCCCGCTGGCCCTGGTGCTGGTGCCGACCCGGGAGCTGGCCCAGCAGGTGACCACCGCGCTGTCCCCGTACGCCCGCGCCGTCGGGCTGCGCTGCGCCACAGTCGTCGGCGGGCTGTCGTTGCAGCGCCAGGCGGACGCCCTGCGTGCCGGCGCCGAGGTGGTCGTGGCCACCCCCGGTCGGCTGCACGACCTGATCAACCGCGGCGACGCCCGGCTCGACCAGGTCGAGATCACCGTGCTGGACGAGGCCGACCAGATGGCCGACATGGGCTTCCTGCCGCAGGTCACCAAGCTGCTGGAGCAGGTCGCGCCGCAGGGGCAGCGGATGCTCTTCTCCGCGACCCTGGACGGCGGCGTGGACCGGCTGGTCCGCCGCTTCCTGAGCAGCCCGGTGACCCACTCGGTCGACCCGGGCACCGCCACGGTCACCGCGATGACCCACCACGTGCTGCACGTCGACGCGGTGGACAAGCCCGACGCCCTGACCCGGATCGCCGCCCGCGAGGGCCGCACGATCCTGTTCATGGGTACGAAGCACCGCGCCGACCGGCTCGCCCGCCAGTTGCTCTCCAAGGGCGTACGCGCGGCCGCGCTGCACGGCGGCAAGTCCCAGCCGCAGCGCACCCGGATCCTGGAGCAGTTCCGCAACGGCCAGGTGACCGCCCTGGTCGCCACGGACGTGGCGGCCCGGGGTATCCACGTCGACGGCCTGGACATGGTGGTCAACGTGGACCCGCCGACCGAGGCGAAGGACTACCTGCACCGGGGCGGCCGGACCGCCCGGGCCGGTGAGTCCGGCTCCGTGGTCACCCTGGTCCTGCCCGAGCAGCGCCGGGACGTGTCCCGGCTGATGGCCACCGCGGGCATCCGGCCCGAGTCGGTCCAGGTCCGCCCGGGCGACGAGGCGCTGGCCCGGGTGACCGGTGCCCGCGAGCCCTCCGGCGTGCCGGTGACCATCGTCGCCCCGCCGGCAGCCGCCGGCCGGGGACGTACCGCCGGTGGATCCGGCGGCTCGGTCACCGACGGCGCCGCCCGGCCGGCGCACCGCGCGTCGGGCCGGTCCCGCCGCCCGCGCCGCCCCCGCATCGTCTGA
- a CDS encoding ATP-dependent helicase has protein sequence MTQPALFGAGPAPAPRLADAGPRYTPVELAKLLRLPAPTREQAEIIAAPVEPLLVVAGAGSGKTETMAARVVWLVANSYVRPEQILGLTFTRKAAGELAHRVRTRLDQLIRRLGRQGRDPLDDPLAGEPTVSTYHSYAGRIVTEHGLRAGYEPSTRLLTEASRWQLVDLLVRNYDGDMSEVDRMPSTITDAVLALAGELDEHLVAPDELAAWTGRFFAEVQSRPGRVYADVRKALALQQTRLRLLPLVRAYARRKEDFEAMDFADQLARAARVARDHPGVGEIERDRYRVVLLDEYQDTSHAQVVLLNALFGGGHPVTAVGDPCQSIYGWRGASAGTLDRFPTEFARAGGRPAEALGLTTSWRNRPEILRVANALSTPLRAAGARVPELRSALTVRDPIPHRSPGGAAGGTVHCALLPTYADEANWIADSVLAAWRGAARMPGAVPEHIPVAQRPTTAVLVRVRSQIPAIESALRERGLPVEVVGLGGLLDTPEVRDVVCTLRVLADPTDGAALLRLLTGARWRIGPRDLVALHRRARSIANARRQVAADDTSDISPDLLDEATLVEALADLGPAQAYSAEGFARLRAYGRELALLRYRLDQALPDLIADIERTIGLDVEVAVRAGRDGAGDAGLARGHLDALGDVAARFSGETPGATLAGFLSYLAAAEDEERGLAPGEVEVVEGAVQVVTAHAAKGLEWDVVAVAGLSRGLWPGPVRNSDHWLGGLGVLPFPLRGDADGLPELALDEAADQRAVARAVTDFIDAWRAHDEREERRLTYVAVTRPRRLLLCSGYWWGEGTKRPRGPSVFLREVYDACLDGGPGHLVDAWAPEPTPDATNPTAEVVLRAEWPADPLGGRRPALAEAAALVRRLMSDVPADVVVAGGPVEPEVDPEVARWRREADLLLAERAELTRLSGAVEVALPGQLSVTQLVALRRDPAALARTLRRPVPTEPNPYARRGTAFHAWLEQRFGADRLLDVDELPGAADADAAPDEALVELQERFLASEWADRVPVEVEVPFATVIAGVVVRGRMDAVFARPGGRFDVVDWKTGAQPTGPAAEVAAVQLAVYRLAWAELAGVPVDRVGAAFHYVRHGVTVRPADLLDVTGLTALIAKLPEDSVQH, from the coding sequence GTGACCCAGCCCGCCCTGTTCGGCGCCGGTCCGGCGCCGGCACCCCGACTCGCCGACGCCGGCCCCCGGTACACCCCGGTGGAGCTGGCCAAGCTGCTGCGGCTGCCGGCGCCGACCCGGGAGCAGGCCGAGATCATCGCCGCCCCGGTGGAGCCGCTGCTGGTGGTCGCCGGGGCCGGGTCCGGCAAGACCGAGACGATGGCCGCGCGGGTGGTCTGGCTGGTGGCCAACTCGTACGTGCGGCCGGAGCAGATCCTCGGGCTGACCTTCACCCGTAAGGCGGCCGGCGAGCTGGCCCACCGGGTACGAACGCGGCTCGACCAGCTGATCCGCCGGCTCGGACGGCAGGGGCGGGACCCGCTGGACGATCCGCTCGCCGGCGAGCCGACCGTCTCCACGTACCACTCGTACGCCGGGCGGATCGTCACCGAGCACGGGTTGCGGGCCGGCTACGAGCCGTCCACCCGGCTGCTCACCGAGGCGTCCCGCTGGCAGTTGGTCGACCTGCTGGTGCGCAACTACGACGGCGACATGTCCGAGGTGGACCGGATGCCGAGCACCATCACCGACGCGGTGCTGGCCCTCGCCGGGGAGTTGGACGAACACCTGGTCGCTCCGGACGAGTTGGCCGCCTGGACCGGCCGGTTCTTCGCCGAGGTGCAGTCCCGGCCGGGTCGGGTCTACGCCGACGTGCGCAAGGCGCTCGCCCTCCAGCAGACCCGGCTGCGCCTGTTGCCGCTGGTGCGGGCGTACGCCCGGCGCAAGGAGGACTTCGAGGCGATGGACTTCGCCGACCAGCTCGCCCGGGCGGCCCGGGTGGCCCGGGACCATCCGGGGGTCGGTGAGATCGAGCGGGACCGCTACCGGGTGGTGTTGCTGGACGAGTACCAGGACACCAGCCACGCACAGGTGGTGCTGCTCAACGCGCTGTTCGGCGGAGGGCACCCGGTGACCGCGGTGGGTGACCCGTGCCAGTCGATCTACGGGTGGCGGGGGGCGAGCGCCGGCACCCTGGACCGGTTCCCCACCGAGTTCGCCCGGGCCGGCGGTCGGCCGGCCGAGGCGCTCGGGCTCACCACCAGCTGGCGCAACCGCCCGGAGATCCTCCGGGTGGCGAACGCGCTGTCCACCCCGTTGCGCGCGGCGGGCGCCCGGGTGCCGGAGCTGCGGTCCGCGCTGACCGTCCGGGACCCGATCCCGCACCGCAGCCCGGGTGGGGCGGCCGGTGGCACTGTGCACTGCGCGCTACTGCCGACGTACGCCGACGAGGCGAACTGGATCGCGGACAGCGTGCTCGCCGCCTGGCGCGGCGCGGCGCGGATGCCCGGCGCGGTGCCCGAGCACATCCCGGTGGCGCAGCGGCCGACCACGGCCGTGCTGGTCCGGGTCCGCAGCCAGATCCCGGCGATCGAGTCGGCGCTGCGCGAGCGCGGCCTTCCGGTCGAGGTGGTCGGGCTGGGCGGCCTGCTGGACACCCCCGAGGTACGCGATGTGGTCTGCACCCTGCGGGTGCTGGCCGACCCGACCGACGGGGCCGCGTTGCTGCGGCTGCTCACCGGCGCCCGCTGGCGGATCGGGCCGCGCGACCTGGTGGCACTGCACCGGCGGGCGCGGTCCATCGCCAACGCCCGTCGACAGGTTGCCGCCGACGACACCTCGGACATCAGCCCCGACCTGCTGGACGAGGCGACCCTGGTGGAGGCGCTGGCCGACCTCGGCCCGGCGCAGGCGTACTCGGCGGAGGGCTTCGCGCGGTTGCGCGCGTACGGCCGGGAGCTGGCGCTGTTGCGCTACCGGCTGGACCAGGCACTTCCGGACCTGATCGCGGACATCGAGCGGACCATCGGCCTGGACGTGGAGGTCGCCGTGCGGGCCGGCCGGGACGGCGCGGGCGACGCCGGCCTGGCCCGGGGTCACCTGGACGCCCTCGGCGACGTGGCGGCCCGGTTCAGCGGGGAGACGCCGGGCGCGACGCTCGCCGGTTTCCTGTCCTACCTGGCCGCCGCCGAGGATGAGGAGCGCGGTCTCGCCCCGGGCGAGGTCGAGGTGGTGGAGGGCGCGGTGCAGGTGGTGACCGCGCACGCCGCGAAGGGCCTGGAGTGGGACGTGGTGGCGGTGGCGGGGTTGAGCCGCGGGCTGTGGCCCGGGCCGGTGCGCAACTCCGACCACTGGCTGGGTGGGCTGGGCGTGCTGCCGTTCCCGCTCCGCGGTGACGCCGACGGGTTGCCCGAGCTGGCGCTCGACGAGGCGGCGGATCAGCGGGCCGTGGCACGGGCGGTGACCGATTTCATTGACGCCTGGCGCGCGCACGACGAGCGGGAGGAGCGGCGGCTGACGTACGTGGCCGTGACCCGGCCGCGCCGGCTGCTGCTCTGCTCCGGTTACTGGTGGGGGGAGGGGACCAAGCGTCCGCGCGGTCCGTCGGTCTTCCTGCGCGAGGTGTACGACGCCTGCCTGGACGGCGGCCCGGGGCACCTGGTCGACGCGTGGGCGCCGGAGCCGACCCCGGATGCGACGAACCCGACCGCCGAGGTGGTGCTCCGCGCGGAGTGGCCGGCAGACCCGCTGGGCGGCCGTCGGCCGGCACTGGCTGAGGCGGCCGCGCTGGTCCGCCGCCTGATGTCCGACGTCCCGGCGGACGTGGTGGTCGCCGGTGGGCCGGTCGAGCCGGAGGTCGACCCGGAGGTGGCGCGCTGGCGGCGCGAGGCGGACCTGCTGCTGGCCGAGCGGGCCGAGTTGACCCGGCTCTCCGGCGCGGTCGAGGTGGCCCTGCCCGGGCAGCTGAGCGTCACCCAGTTGGTCGCGTTGCGACGTGACCCGGCGGCGCTGGCCCGTACGCTGCGCCGCCCGGTGCCCACCGAGCCCAACCCGTACGCCCGCCGCGGAACCGCCTTCCACGCCTGGCTGGAACAGCGGTTCGGCGCCGACCGGCTGCTCGACGTGGACGAGCTGCCCGGCGCGGCGGACGCGGACGCCGCTCCGGACGAGGCGCTCGTCGAGCTTCAGGAGCGCTTCCTGGCCAGCGAGTGGGCCGACCGGGTGCCGGTGGAGGTGGAGGTGCCGTTCGCCACGGTGATCGCCGGGGTGGTGGTGCGGGGGCGGATGGACGCGGTCTTCGCTCGGCCGGGCGGCCGGTTCGACGTGGTGGACTGGAAGACCGGCGCGCAACCGACCGGCCCGGCTGCGGAGGTGGCCGCGGTGCAGTTGGCCGTCTACCGGCTGGCCTGGGCGGAGCTGGCCGGCGTGCCGGTCGACCGGGTGGGAGCGGCGTTCCACTACGTCCGGCACGGGGTGACGGTCCGCCCCGCCGACCTGCTGGACGTGACCGGGCTCACGGCCCTGATCGCCAAGCTGCCGGAAGATTCCGTCCAACATTGA
- a CDS encoding ABC transporter substrate-binding protein — protein MRRLPLRRLVSLATLAVVGAATLGSTAACGDDSEAAGGSSGPVTLRLGYFPNITHAPAVVGVEKGIFAEKLGANVKLDPKTFNAGPAAIEAVFSGALDATYIGPNPTVNAFSKSKGEAVRVVSGAASGGVALVVKPGINGPQDLKGKKVATPQLGNTQDVAVRYWLKQQGLTTTKEGGGDVKIVPQENAQTVETFSSGAIDAAWVPEPFVSRLVNAGGKVLVDERDLWPDKKFVITNLLVSTKFLKAHPDVVQKLVDGQVAANEFVNSKPDEAQQAISEAIGKITGKPLDLKLIKQAWPTLEFTNDPIPTSLKAGLDHAVEVKLTEPVDLKGLYDLTYLNNALKAQGKPEVVQP, from the coding sequence ATGAGACGGCTCCCCCTGCGCCGGTTGGTCAGCCTGGCCACCCTCGCCGTGGTCGGCGCGGCGACCCTGGGCAGCACCGCCGCGTGCGGCGACGACAGCGAGGCCGCGGGCGGCAGCTCCGGCCCGGTGACGCTGCGCCTCGGCTACTTCCCCAACATCACCCATGCGCCGGCGGTCGTCGGCGTGGAGAAGGGCATCTTCGCCGAGAAGCTCGGCGCCAACGTGAAGCTGGACCCGAAGACGTTCAACGCCGGCCCGGCCGCCATCGAGGCCGTCTTCTCCGGCGCGCTGGACGCCACCTACATCGGTCCGAACCCGACAGTGAACGCGTTCTCCAAGTCCAAGGGTGAAGCGGTCCGGGTCGTGTCCGGCGCCGCCTCCGGTGGCGTGGCGCTGGTCGTCAAGCCCGGCATCAACGGCCCGCAGGACCTGAAGGGCAAGAAGGTCGCCACCCCCCAGCTGGGCAACACCCAGGACGTGGCGGTCCGCTACTGGCTCAAGCAGCAGGGGCTCACCACCACCAAGGAGGGCGGCGGCGACGTCAAGATCGTGCCGCAGGAGAACGCCCAGACGGTGGAGACCTTCAGCAGCGGCGCGATCGACGCCGCCTGGGTGCCCGAGCCGTTCGTCTCCCGGCTGGTCAACGCCGGCGGCAAGGTGCTGGTCGACGAGCGCGACCTGTGGCCGGACAAGAAGTTCGTCATCACCAACCTGCTGGTCAGCACGAAGTTCCTCAAGGCACACCCGGACGTGGTGCAGAAGCTGGTCGACGGTCAGGTGGCGGCGAACGAGTTCGTCAACAGCAAGCCGGACGAGGCCCAGCAGGCCATCTCCGAGGCGATTGGCAAGATCACCGGCAAGCCGCTGGACCTGAAGCTGATCAAGCAGGCGTGGCCGACGTTGGAGTTCACCAACGACCCGATCCCCACCTCCCTCAAGGCGGGGCTCGACCACGCCGTCGAGGTGAAGCTGACCGAACCGGTGGACCTCAAGGGCCTGTACGACCTGACGTACCTCAACAACGCGCTCAAGGCGCAGGGCAAGCCCGAGGTCGTCCAGCCATGA
- a CDS encoding M16 family metallopeptidase → MSVTTASAGPRTLPPLGPTRKLKVPKQAERTLRNGLTVIAVRRPAVPLVELRLWVPFGRAHLARGAMLSQTMLSGTNSMTSVQIAAELQKVGGGLSAGVDPDRLMLSGAGLVTGLDRMLELLAEVLTGASYPSGEVATERDRLVDRIQVAQSQPAHLAREALLKRIYGRHPYATQTPEPGQIRAVRPAALRTLHAERVHPAGAQLVLVGDVQPEKALDAAERALGGWAGAGRTAELPATPPLESGPLLLVDRPGSVQSSLRIALPAVPRTDPDHAPLQLANLIFGGYFSSRWVENIREDKGYTYGPHSVIEHSVAGSVLVASAEVATEVTGPALLETTYELGRLASLPPKPEELEQARQYGLGTLQLGMSTQAGLAALTSAYAGNGLRLDFLAEYASRLAKVTTDDVARVAAHYLAPARAAVVVLGDAERVTPGLAALTAVRTEPVQQ, encoded by the coding sequence GTGAGCGTCACTACTGCTTCGGCCGGCCCGCGCACGCTGCCCCCGCTCGGCCCCACCCGCAAGCTCAAGGTGCCCAAGCAGGCCGAACGCACCCTGCGCAACGGCCTCACCGTGATCGCCGTACGCCGGCCCGCCGTGCCCCTTGTCGAGCTGCGGCTCTGGGTCCCGTTCGGCCGGGCCCACCTGGCCCGCGGCGCGATGCTCTCGCAGACCATGCTCTCCGGCACCAATTCGATGACCAGCGTGCAGATCGCCGCCGAGTTGCAGAAGGTGGGCGGCGGCCTCTCGGCGGGCGTCGATCCGGACCGGCTGATGCTCTCCGGCGCCGGCCTGGTCACCGGGCTGGACCGGATGCTGGAGCTGCTGGCCGAGGTGCTGACCGGGGCCAGCTACCCCAGCGGCGAGGTGGCCACCGAGCGGGACCGGCTGGTCGACCGGATCCAGGTGGCGCAGAGTCAACCGGCGCACCTGGCCCGGGAGGCGCTGCTGAAGCGGATCTACGGCCGGCACCCGTACGCGACCCAGACGCCGGAGCCGGGCCAGATCCGCGCCGTCCGACCGGCGGCGCTGCGTACCCTGCACGCGGAGCGGGTGCACCCGGCCGGCGCGCAGTTGGTGCTGGTCGGCGACGTGCAGCCGGAGAAGGCGCTGGACGCGGCCGAGCGGGCCCTCGGCGGCTGGGCCGGCGCCGGGCGCACCGCCGAGCTGCCGGCCACTCCGCCGCTGGAGTCCGGGCCGCTGCTGCTCGTCGACCGGCCCGGCTCGGTCCAGTCCTCGTTGCGGATCGCGCTGCCGGCCGTGCCGCGCACCGATCCCGACCACGCCCCGCTGCAACTGGCCAACCTGATCTTCGGCGGCTACTTCTCCTCCCGCTGGGTGGAGAACATCCGCGAGGACAAGGGCTACACGTACGGCCCGCACTCGGTGATCGAGCACTCGGTGGCCGGGTCGGTGCTGGTCGCCAGCGCCGAGGTGGCCACCGAGGTCACCGGCCCGGCGTTGCTGGAGACGACGTACGAGCTGGGTCGGCTGGCGTCGCTGCCGCCGAAGCCCGAGGAGTTGGAGCAGGCCCGCCAGTACGGCCTCGGCACCCTTCAGCTCGGCATGTCCACCCAGGCCGGGCTGGCCGCGTTGACAAGCGCGTACGCCGGCAACGGCCTGCGCCTGGACTTCCTCGCCGAGTACGCGTCCCGGCTCGCGAAGGTGACCACCGACGACGTCGCGCGGGTGGCGGCCCACTACCTCGCGCCGGCCCGGGCAGCGGTAGTGGTGCTCGGCGACGCCGAGCGGGTCACCCCGGGGTTGGCCGCGCTGACCGCGGTTCGGACCGAGCCGGTGCAGCAGTGA
- a CDS encoding ABC transporter ATP-binding protein has product MMSTTTAPESTTTAVALSDVTKVYGRGPSSVLALDGVSLDVAPGEFVCLVGASGCGKSTLLNLVAGLDRPSGGQIALAGDASPGLMFQEPALFPWLTVDGNVEVPLKLRGLPRAERRARVAELLRTVHLADFGRKRPHELSGGMRQRVALARTLALDTPVLLMDEPFGALDAMTRDILHDELERIWSERNLSVLFVTHNVREAARLADRIILLSSRPGRIIYSTTVDIPRPRRIDSPEVAAIAAEVTERLRTEVGRHGQ; this is encoded by the coding sequence ATGATGTCGACCACGACGGCGCCGGAGAGCACGACCACCGCGGTCGCGCTCTCCGACGTGACCAAGGTGTACGGACGCGGGCCGAGCTCCGTCCTGGCCCTGGACGGCGTGTCCCTGGACGTGGCGCCGGGCGAGTTCGTCTGCCTGGTCGGCGCCTCCGGCTGCGGCAAGAGCACCCTGCTCAACCTGGTCGCCGGGCTGGACCGGCCCAGCGGTGGGCAGATCGCCCTGGCCGGCGACGCCAGCCCCGGGCTGATGTTCCAGGAGCCGGCGCTCTTTCCGTGGCTGACCGTCGACGGCAACGTCGAGGTCCCGTTGAAGCTGCGCGGGCTGCCCCGCGCCGAGCGGCGCGCGCGGGTGGCGGAGCTGCTGCGCACCGTGCACCTGGCCGACTTCGGCCGCAAGCGCCCGCACGAGCTCTCCGGTGGAATGCGGCAGCGGGTCGCGCTGGCTCGCACGCTGGCCCTGGACACCCCGGTGCTGCTGATGGACGAGCCGTTCGGCGCGCTGGACGCGATGACCCGGGACATCCTGCACGACGAGCTGGAACGGATCTGGTCCGAGCGCAACCTCTCGGTGCTCTTCGTGACGCACAACGTCCGGGAGGCGGCCCGGCTGGCCGACCGGATCATCCTGCTCTCCAGCCGGCCCGGCCGGATCATCTACTCCACCACGGTGGACATCCCACGCCCACGGCGGATCGACTCCCCCGAGGTCGCTGCCATCGCCGCCGAGGTCACCGAGCGGCTCCGTACGGAGGTGGGCCGCCATGGCCAGTGA
- the cspE gene encoding transcription antiterminator/RNA stability regulator CspE: MAIGTVKWFNADKGFGFITPDGGGADVFAHFSAIQSSGYRSLDENQRVEFEVTQGQKGPQAENIRPL; this comes from the coding sequence ATGGCTATTGGCACCGTGAAGTGGTTCAACGCTGACAAGGGCTTCGGCTTCATCACCCCGGACGGCGGCGGCGCTGACGTCTTCGCCCACTTCTCGGCGATCCAGTCCTCCGGCTACCGGAGCCTGGACGAGAACCAGCGGGTCGAGTTCGAGGTGACCCAGGGCCAGAAGGGCCCGCAGGCGGAGAACATCCGCCCGCTCTGA
- a CDS encoding ABC transporter permease yields MASDTLTSTARTDAQISGLDALEIAGREKEISRGTRLWAATWPKLAALAIVIAAWQLVVWSGWKPPYSLPAPLVVGRELLTQAQGPQLWEGLLTTLRRAAVGYVFSVAVGLLLGLAVARSTVLRAAIGSMITALQTMPSIAWFPLAILLFELSEKAIFFVVVLGAAPSIANGVISGVDYVPPLLLRAGRNLGARGLNLYRYVIAPAALPAIVAGLKQGWAFSWRSLMAGELIVVGISQTSLGAQLTYSRELSDAPWLLSTMIVILVLGLVVDAAFGAADKAIRRRWGVLDQAGQ; encoded by the coding sequence ATGGCCAGTGACACCCTCACCAGCACCGCGCGCACCGACGCGCAGATCTCCGGCCTCGACGCGCTGGAGATCGCCGGCCGGGAGAAGGAGATCTCCCGGGGCACCCGGCTCTGGGCCGCCACCTGGCCCAAGCTGGCCGCGCTGGCCATCGTCATCGCGGCCTGGCAGTTGGTGGTCTGGTCGGGTTGGAAGCCGCCGTACTCGCTGCCGGCTCCGCTGGTCGTCGGCCGCGAGCTGCTGACCCAGGCCCAGGGCCCACAGCTCTGGGAGGGCCTGCTCACCACGCTGCGTCGGGCCGCCGTCGGGTACGTCTTCTCGGTCGCGGTCGGCCTGCTCCTGGGCCTGGCGGTGGCCCGGTCCACGGTGCTCCGGGCCGCCATCGGCTCAATGATCACCGCGTTGCAGACCATGCCGTCGATCGCCTGGTTCCCGCTGGCCATCCTGCTGTTCGAGCTGAGCGAGAAGGCGATCTTCTTCGTGGTGGTGCTCGGCGCGGCGCCGTCCATCGCCAACGGCGTGATCTCCGGTGTGGACTACGTGCCGCCGCTGCTCCTGCGCGCGGGCCGGAACCTGGGCGCCCGGGGGCTCAATCTCTACCGGTACGTGATCGCGCCGGCCGCGCTGCCGGCGATCGTCGCCGGACTCAAGCAGGGCTGGGCGTTCTCCTGGCGGAGCCTGATGGCTGGCGAGCTGATCGTTGTCGGCATCTCGCAGACCTCCCTCGGCGCCCAGCTCACCTACTCCCGCGAGCTGTCCGACGCGCCCTGGCTGCTCTCCACCATGATCGTCATCCTGGTGCTCGGCCTGGTCGTGGATGCCGCGTTCGGTGCGGCGGACAAGGCGATCCGGCGCCGCTGGGGTGTGCTGGACCAGGCTGGTCAGTGA